The bacterium genome window below encodes:
- a CDS encoding chemotaxis protein CheC produces MGAEKPLFNDFQLDALREIGNVGAGNAATALSQMVGRRVDMSVTKVLVLKTEDIGEFLGGVQQNVAAVHMPVYGDLCGVALILFPLEKVMDLSAMLVGQRDADPFHLSEIGQSALKELGSILTGAYLSALFRMVHVQMIHGVPHLVLDMAQAVLDTVLVELDQKDDVAILIETEFMESNDQLTGSFFLLPEAGSLKRLFSSLARSLGLPEND; encoded by the coding sequence TTGGGCGCGGAGAAACCCCTTTTCAACGATTTTCAACTGGATGCCCTCCGCGAGATCGGCAATGTCGGGGCCGGGAACGCGGCGACCGCCCTTTCCCAAATGGTCGGCCGACGGGTCGATATGTCGGTCACCAAGGTCCTGGTCCTCAAAACGGAGGATATCGGGGAATTCCTCGGCGGGGTGCAGCAGAACGTGGCGGCCGTCCATATGCCCGTCTATGGTGACCTTTGTGGGGTGGCCCTGATCCTATTTCCCCTGGAAAAGGTCATGGACCTATCCGCGATGTTGGTGGGTCAACGGGATGCCGACCCTTTCCATCTTTCCGAGATCGGTCAATCCGCCCTGAAGGAACTGGGCAGCATCCTCACCGGGGCCTATCTGAGCGCCTTGTTCCGGATGGTCCATGTCCAGATGATCCATGGGGTCCCGCACCTGGTGCTGGACATGGCCCAGGCCGTCCTGGACACGGTCCTTGTTGAGCTCGATCAAAAGGATGATGTGGCCATCTTGATCGAGACCGAATTCATGGAGAGCAACGATCAATTGACCGGAAGCTTTTTCCTGCTCCCAGAGGCGGGGTCCTTGAAGAGACTGTTCTCTTCTTTGGCCCGGTCCCTCGGACTTCCCGAAAATGACTGA
- a CDS encoding chemotaxis protein CheD produces the protein MIYGLGSCVGVALYDPAVRSGGLAHVMLPSSRLSSKVHLPGKFADTAVPALVEGLLRQGAVRERLVAKLVGGANMFSFLPQATVSIGVRNAAAVREKLTEMGIPILAERTGGDQGRTILFDLKDGRLEIRRLNRSSEWI, from the coding sequence ATGATCTACGGGCTCGGATCCTGTGTGGGCGTGGCCCTTTATGATCCCGCCGTCCGCTCCGGGGGGTTGGCGCATGTGATGCTCCCATCCAGTCGGCTCAGTTCGAAGGTCCACTTGCCCGGGAAATTCGCGGACACCGCCGTTCCGGCCCTTGTGGAAGGATTGCTCCGGCAAGGCGCGGTCCGGGAGCGTTTGGTGGCCAAATTGGTCGGTGGCGCCAACATGTTCTCTTTCCTCCCCCAGGCCACAGTCTCCATTGGGGTCCGGAATGCCGCTGCGGTCCGTGAGAAACTCACCGAGATGGGGATCCCCATCTTAGCCGAGCGGACCGGAGGCGATCAGGGGCGGACGATCCTTTTCGACCTGAAGGACGGGCGCCTGGAGATACGAAGATTGAACCGTTCCAGTGAATGGATCTAA
- a CDS encoding tetratricopeptide repeat protein has protein sequence MPSRPETKTLREMANGSDQGDASTHNNLGVFYYSKGMYAEAVKEFKTALEVDPENPQAQENLKAVNRQTGLLDRSVEAYRKSIQMFPQDAEAHYNLAGALRYLGEFERAAEEYRRALDLNPDHPYARNYLGIAYKCLGRFDDAMVEFRTAIDKNPFFADLHNNLGEIYYKKAMINESMIEFKKAISLNPEYATAHYNLSFVYGDKNMIEEAEREFKKAAELNPNFGQGAQALLTIDRPKSLEEKMAEKLAAQPQGPSGVETYLSLASAYRGKGLMDEAVREYKRAIEAMPGEERLYRALGEVYLLKGQLEDSLIASQRAIQLAPQVVENYIQAGIALRELNRTDQAADHLQKAIDLVPGSSMAHFELGVTYFKMGESEKATQQVRQALEIDPQNAEAHYYLGVYYYKVSLFDEAIREISQAVELNVSIASSAEALTYLGLALADKGRFEEAIAEYKKAMEFDPKNPIIHNSLGVAYKNAGMIPEALKHYQQAIDLNPNYAKAFNNLGVVHFKQGHYEKAIEAFKRAVAIEPDYKTAQNNLQVAMKKKSALSEASEQLIKQIMADPENPALHFNLGSLYKTTGQYAEAVREFQETIHLTPKNQEALTSLGEAYLQMESLDEAVKILARAVSCDPKFPEAHLQLSKVYIRRQWWDEALVELKKTQELRPELSEIHFHLGQVYRSKSWWDEAIQEFQKYLDSSQPDEEKVLQCIDAIQQVQAWKKELQVSPSASVSKLIK, from the coding sequence ATGCCTTCCCGTCCTGAAACCAAGACACTGCGTGAGATGGCCAATGGAAGCGATCAGGGTGACGCCTCCACCCACAATAACCTGGGTGTTTTTTACTATTCCAAGGGGATGTATGCGGAAGCTGTCAAGGAGTTCAAAACGGCCCTTGAGGTGGACCCCGAGAACCCGCAAGCCCAGGAGAATTTGAAGGCCGTTAACCGCCAAACCGGGCTCCTGGACCGCTCGGTGGAAGCCTACCGCAAATCCATCCAGATGTTCCCCCAGGATGCCGAAGCCCATTACAACCTCGCGGGTGCGCTGCGTTATCTTGGCGAGTTCGAGAGGGCGGCCGAGGAATACCGAAGGGCTTTGGACCTGAACCCGGACCATCCTTACGCCCGGAACTATCTGGGGATCGCTTACAAATGCCTGGGGCGTTTCGATGATGCCATGGTCGAGTTCAGGACGGCCATCGACAAGAACCCCTTTTTCGCCGACCTCCACAATAACCTGGGCGAGATCTACTACAAGAAGGCGATGATCAACGAGAGCATGATCGAGTTCAAGAAGGCGATCTCCTTGAACCCCGAATACGCCACCGCTCATTACAATTTGAGCTTTGTCTATGGCGACAAGAACATGATCGAAGAGGCGGAACGGGAGTTCAAAAAGGCGGCCGAACTCAACCCGAATTTCGGGCAAGGCGCCCAAGCCCTCTTGACCATCGACCGTCCGAAGTCGCTCGAGGAGAAAATGGCGGAAAAATTGGCCGCCCAACCGCAAGGCCCAAGCGGCGTGGAGACCTACCTGAGCCTGGCCTCCGCTTATCGGGGGAAAGGCCTCATGGACGAGGCCGTTCGTGAATACAAAAGGGCGATCGAGGCCATGCCGGGGGAGGAAAGGCTTTATCGGGCCCTGGGTGAGGTCTATCTACTGAAAGGCCAGCTGGAGGACTCCCTCATTGCCTCCCAGAGGGCCATCCAATTGGCGCCCCAGGTAGTCGAGAACTACATCCAGGCGGGGATCGCGTTGCGGGAACTGAATCGCACCGACCAGGCGGCGGACCACCTTCAAAAAGCCATTGATCTGGTGCCAGGTTCGAGCATGGCCCATTTCGAGCTCGGGGTGACCTATTTCAAGATGGGAGAAAGCGAAAAAGCGACCCAACAGGTGCGCCAAGCACTCGAGATCGATCCCCAGAATGCCGAGGCCCACTACTATCTCGGTGTCTATTACTACAAGGTCAGCCTTTTTGACGAGGCCATCCGGGAGATATCCCAGGCCGTGGAGTTGAACGTCTCCATTGCGTCGAGCGCCGAAGCCCTGACCTACCTGGGACTCGCCTTGGCGGATAAGGGACGTTTCGAAGAGGCCATTGCCGAGTACAAAAAGGCCATGGAGTTCGATCCCAAGAATCCCATCATCCATAACAGCCTAGGTGTGGCCTACAAGAACGCCGGGATGATCCCGGAAGCGCTCAAACATTACCAACAGGCCATCGATCTGAACCCCAATTATGCCAAGGCCTTCAACAACCTGGGGGTGGTCCATTTCAAACAAGGTCATTACGAGAAGGCCATTGAGGCCTTCAAACGGGCGGTGGCCATCGAGCCCGATTACAAAACCGCCCAGAACAACCTTCAAGTGGCCATGAAGAAGAAAAGCGCCTTGTCCGAGGCTTCGGAGCAATTGATCAAGCAGATCATGGCCGATCCCGAGAATCCGGCGCTCCATTTCAACTTGGGGTCCCTTTACAAGACCACGGGGCAATACGCGGAAGCGGTCCGCGAGTTCCAGGAAACCATCCATCTCACCCCCAAGAACCAAGAAGCATTGACCAGCTTGGGAGAGGCTTATCTCCAAATGGAATCCTTGGACGAGGCGGTCAAGATCCTGGCGCGGGCGGTATCCTGTGACCCGAAATTCCCCGAAGCCCATCTTCAACTGAGCAAGGTCTACATCCGGCGCCAGTGGTGGGATGAGGCCCTGGTTGAATTGAAAAAGACCCAGGAACTGCGTCCGGAGCTCTCCGAGATCCATTTTCATCTTGGGCAGGTCTATCGCTCGAAGAGCTGGTGGGATGAAGCGATCCAAGAGTTCCAGAAATACCTGGACTCGTCCCAGCCTGATGAGGAAAAAGTCCTTCAATGCATCGACGCGATCCAACAGGTCCAGGCTTGGAAAAAGGAACTTCAAGTCTCGCCGAGCGCCAGCGTCTCGAAACTCATCAAATAG
- a CDS encoding tetratricopeptide repeat protein — translation MDKALDHINLGKAFALSRRFEDAIIEFRKALELSPKDGEIFFQLAGLFTNVGNYAEAEKYYRECLEGNPLNLNAHCKLGLLLEAQGKYPESVVEFEKSLEINPGDAGLYNNLGNVLSKMGKYKESVGQFRRYIEINPSNAEIYFKMGFALEQAGDGDGAIEAYERAISINPRHAAVHSILGNVYFQKGRYTEAIERYQEAARINPMEPEVHLKLGQCLMSMGQYDRALEVLKVALEKNPRNAEVYLKLGMIYAGRGQHDEAIQMYRKVMEINPRDASIHNVLGYIYDKQGELQKALEEYQMAKAINPNDVLVLDNLANLNYKMGRLAEAQQEYSRLLELNPNHLDSLVKLGNLHLKKGDKSSALTLWEKALSIDPTNEILKNNIRIAKENPIQ, via the coding sequence ATGGATAAAGCGCTGGATCACATCAATCTCGGGAAGGCTTTCGCCCTTTCCAGGCGTTTTGAGGACGCGATCATCGAATTCCGCAAGGCCTTGGAATTGAGCCCCAAGGATGGGGAGATCTTTTTCCAGTTGGCGGGTCTTTTCACCAATGTCGGGAATTATGCCGAGGCGGAGAAGTATTATCGGGAATGTCTGGAAGGGAACCCCTTGAATCTTAATGCTCATTGCAAGCTTGGGTTATTGTTGGAAGCCCAGGGCAAATATCCGGAGTCAGTGGTCGAATTCGAGAAATCCTTGGAGATCAATCCGGGAGATGCGGGACTCTACAACAACCTGGGGAATGTGCTGTCCAAGATGGGAAAATACAAGGAGTCGGTGGGGCAATTCCGGCGCTACATCGAGATCAACCCGAGCAATGCCGAGATCTATTTCAAAATGGGCTTTGCCCTGGAGCAGGCCGGTGATGGGGATGGGGCTATCGAGGCCTATGAGCGGGCCATTTCCATCAACCCCCGGCACGCGGCGGTCCACTCCATTCTCGGGAATGTTTACTTTCAAAAAGGTCGCTACACCGAAGCCATTGAACGGTACCAGGAAGCCGCACGGATCAATCCCATGGAGCCTGAGGTCCACTTGAAATTGGGACAATGCCTGATGTCGATGGGTCAATACGACAGGGCGCTGGAGGTTTTGAAGGTCGCCTTGGAAAAAAATCCCCGCAATGCGGAAGTCTACCTGAAACTTGGGATGATTTACGCGGGCAGGGGCCAACACGACGAGGCCATCCAAATGTACCGGAAGGTCATGGAGATCAATCCCCGGGATGCCAGCATCCATAACGTTCTCGGTTATATCTACGATAAACAGGGTGAATTGCAAAAAGCCCTTGAGGAATACCAGATGGCGAAGGCCATCAATCCGAACGATGTGCTTGTCCTAGACAACCTGGCCAATTTGAACTACAAAATGGGGCGTTTGGCCGAAGCGCAGCAGGAATATTCCCGTTTGCTGGAACTGAACCCGAACCATTTGGATTCCCTGGTCAAACTGGGGAACCTGCACTTGAAGAAGGGCGACAAATCCTCCGCCCTGACCCTTTGGGAGAAGGCCCTTTCCATCGACCCTACCAACGAGATACTCAAGAACAACATCCGAATCGCCAAGGAAAATCCGATCCAATGA
- a CDS encoding P-II family nitrogen regulator, whose amino-acid sequence MKLLVCMIPTKKIEQVRKVLWESGIRGVTLSEASGYGYQKVQVDSLRGGDYKVQYQPRVRLEIALPDEEIEAVVDLLLETVRTGRIGDGKFFILPLDEVIRVRTGERGEMAL is encoded by the coding sequence ATGAAATTATTGGTCTGCATGATCCCGACGAAGAAGATCGAACAGGTCCGAAAGGTCCTTTGGGAATCCGGGATAAGGGGTGTGACCCTTTCCGAGGCCTCCGGTTATGGCTATCAAAAGGTCCAGGTGGATTCACTTCGGGGAGGGGATTACAAGGTCCAATATCAACCCCGTGTCCGGCTGGAGATCGCCCTTCCGGATGAGGAGATCGAGGCGGTGGTGGACCTGCTCCTCGAGACCGTGCGGACCGGGCGGATCGGGGACGGCAAGTTCTTTATCCTCCCCTTGGACGAGGTGATCCGGGTCCGGACCGGGGAACGGGGAGAAATGGCCCTTTAG
- a CDS encoding protein-glutamate O-methyltransferase CheR, producing MKTDVQEDPFFRRILELLLRSKGFDGNHYKPNYIKRRIAVRMRAMEKGSFSEYYHLLQRDPKEMGRLLERLTIHVTEFFRDPEVFRSLRQTVLPLFAGNVNKNIRVWCAGCSTGEEPYSLAILLQEWAPPLGMGFGILGTDIDPVSVRTAERAEYPVESVAKLPRDQVARWFVKEGGHLRIARELRQKVQFRTHDLLGPWGPSMNEFQMIFCRNMLIYLTAVQQQGIYEGFHKALAPGGYLVLGLTETLLGPSRRFFKCVDIRHRIYRAVENEGTVTGSEGKNG from the coding sequence ATGAAGACCGACGTCCAAGAGGATCCCTTTTTCCGACGGATCCTGGAATTGCTCCTAAGATCGAAAGGTTTCGACGGGAACCATTACAAACCGAACTATATCAAGAGGCGCATCGCGGTGAGGATGCGCGCCATGGAGAAAGGGTCCTTCTCTGAGTATTACCATCTCCTTCAAAGGGATCCCAAGGAGATGGGCAGGCTCCTTGAGCGGCTTACGATCCATGTGACCGAATTCTTCCGGGATCCAGAGGTCTTTCGATCGCTCCGGCAGACGGTCCTTCCGCTGTTCGCGGGGAATGTAAACAAGAACATCCGCGTCTGGTGCGCGGGCTGTAGTACGGGCGAAGAACCCTATTCGTTGGCGATCCTTTTGCAAGAGTGGGCCCCGCCCCTGGGGATGGGGTTCGGCATCCTGGGCACCGACATCGATCCGGTAAGCGTCCGGACCGCCGAAAGGGCGGAATATCCGGTCGAGTCCGTTGCGAAATTGCCTCGTGACCAGGTGGCCCGTTGGTTCGTGAAGGAGGGCGGGCATTTGAGGATCGCCCGTGAACTCCGTCAAAAAGTGCAATTCCGGACCCATGACCTCTTGGGCCCTTGGGGCCCTTCCATGAACGAGTTCCAGATGATCTTTTGCAGGAACATGCTCATCTATTTGACGGCCGTGCAGCAACAGGGCATCTATGAAGGGTTTCACAAGGCCTTGGCGCCGGGGGGATATTTGGTCCTTGGGCTCACCGAGACTCTCTTGGGGCCTTCGCGCCGCTTCTTCAAATGTGTGGATATCCGGCATCGCATCTACAGGGCCGTCGAGAACGAGGGGACGGTCACCGGATCCGAGGGAAAAAATGGATAA
- a CDS encoding chemotaxis protein CheW, whose translation MKPQEKSLGELLRQAGKITFRQIQVALAEQKRTHEPIGKVLVRLGFVEERDILQVMQGMTALTFRVASEWFGIETFRVREVLKYGEVLPWDRSALPWIGTFLLRGKSLAVVSFRAFLGMEPPGTASGTWFVVLEHKGQPFILWVDQVREVARFKIDQIEPLPPYLLGKKNDLYYCLGKIKEDLYSIMNPDKLFEEHGLSLPPSEVGHAFPS comes from the coding sequence ATGAAGCCACAAGAGAAATCCCTGGGCGAGTTGCTCCGGCAGGCCGGCAAGATCACCTTTCGGCAGATCCAGGTCGCCTTGGCCGAGCAAAAAAGGACCCACGAACCCATTGGAAAGGTCCTTGTCCGCCTCGGTTTCGTTGAGGAAAGGGATATCCTGCAGGTCATGCAAGGAATGACCGCGCTCACCTTCCGGGTGGCGAGCGAGTGGTTCGGCATCGAGACCTTCCGGGTCAGGGAGGTCCTTAAATACGGCGAAGTCCTGCCTTGGGACAGGTCCGCCTTGCCGTGGATCGGGACCTTCCTGTTGCGCGGGAAATCCCTGGCGGTCGTTTCTTTCCGTGCCTTTCTCGGCATGGAGCCGCCGGGAACCGCCTCCGGAACTTGGTTCGTGGTGCTTGAGCATAAGGGGCAACCCTTCATCCTCTGGGTGGATCAAGTGCGGGAAGTGGCCCGGTTCAAGATCGACCAGATCGAGCCCTTGCCGCCCTATTTACTGGGGAAAAAGAACGATTTGTATTACTGTTTGGGTAAAATAAAGGAAGACCTTTATTCCATCATGAATCCGGATAAATTGTTCGAAGAACACGGTCTATCCTTGCCGCCCTCCGAGGTTGGTCATGCCTTCCCGTCCTGA
- a CDS encoding response regulator produces the protein MAQRVMLVDDASFMRMMLKNILVGAGYEVAGEAENGAKAIEQFKALKPDLVIMDIIMPEMGGIDAVKEIVKLNPSAKVLMCSSMGQQSLVVEAIQAGAKDFIVKPFQPSNVLEAVKKVIG, from the coding sequence GTGGCTCAACGGGTCATGCTGGTGGACGATGCGTCCTTTATGCGGATGATGCTCAAGAACATCCTGGTGGGCGCGGGTTACGAGGTCGCCGGAGAGGCCGAGAACGGCGCGAAGGCCATCGAACAGTTCAAGGCCCTGAAACCCGACCTGGTGATCATGGACATCATCATGCCGGAAATGGGCGGGATCGACGCGGTCAAGGAGATCGTCAAATTGAACCCGTCGGCCAAGGTCCTGATGTGCAGCTCCATGGGCCAACAGTCCCTGGTGGTGGAGGCGATCCAAGCCGGGGCCAAGGATTTCATCGTCAAACCCTTCCAACCCTCGAATGTCCTGGAAGCGGTCAAGAAGGTCATCGGCTGA